In Belonocnema kinseyi isolate 2016_QV_RU_SX_M_011 chromosome 4, B_treatae_v1, whole genome shotgun sequence, a single window of DNA contains:
- the LOC117171296 gene encoding TBC1 domain family member 7, with translation MRIFCICKVLMRMTDERNFRSSYYEKVGFRSVEEKKSLEILLKDRPFDKGKLKQFCLRFAVPAIHRNFLWKILLGVIPVYEESHDFVMKQRKAEFEDIQQTLRDAKIFDELLKPSQMFLMMWVLRNKRPKLDISTQMESQLFRSMSRMAESLWKITIIDQDHEKLVDMYWVLSGFLDHVQKFHKDVDRLKECTCTLLEREDQDLHNYLHKIGALQTLPYETWFYSCFAGTITDGSITKIWDKIAVGAYKILVYVLVVKLTTLRRFLLRCESLQDVLDAIANITEETSEVIVNKAIELWQQSGSISSSQNTITVVQSS, from the exons ATGCGCATTTTCTGCATTTGCAAAGTATTGATGAGAATGACAGATGAGCGAAATTTTCGTTCTTCGTATTATGAAAAG GTTGGTTTCCGAAGTGTCGAAGAGAAGAAATCCCTCGAAATATTGCTCAAAGATCGTCCTTTTGACAAAGGGAAATTAAAGCAATTTTGCCTAAGATTTGCAGTACCTGCGATACACAGAAATTTCCTCTGGAAAATTTTATTAGGTGTGATACCCGTTTACGAAGAAAGCCACGATTTCGTAATGAAACAACGCAAAGCTGAATTTGAGGATATACAGCAAACACTCAGAGACGCAAAAATCTTTGACGAATTATTAAAACCTTCGCAGATGTTTCTGATGATGTGGGTTTTGCGAAATAAACGACCTAAGCTTGATATCAGCACTCAAATGGAATCTCAGCTCTTCAG GTCAATGAGCAGAATGGCTGAGAGTCTCTGGAAGATTACGATTATCGATCAAGATCATGAAAAACTGGTGGACATGTACTGGGTGTTGAGTGGCTTTTTGGACCACGTTCAGAAATTTCACAAGGACGTAGATCGATTAAAAGAATGCACCTGCACTCTTCTCGAACGAGAAGATCAAGATTTACATAATTACCTCCACAAAATCGGTGCTCTGCAAACTCTTCCTTATGAAACCTGGTTTTATTCTTGTTTTGCCGGCACAATTACCGACGGCTCGATTACAAA gaTCTGGGATAAAATAGCAGTCGGAGcctacaaaatattagtatatgtTTTAGTAGTCAAATTAACAACTCTAAGAAGATTTCTATTAAGATGCGAATCCCTTCAGGATGTTCTGGATGCGATTGCGAAT ataACTGAGGAAACATCAGAGGTGATAGTCAATAAAGCGATTGAATTATGGCAGCAAAGCGGATCCATTTCTAGTTCACAGAACACCATCACTGTTGTACAAAGTTCTTga
- the LOC117170684 gene encoding transcription initiation factor TFIID subunit 3-like isoform X1 — protein sequence MTSEYSRSVLRVVVAQICQTIGWHSINSSPLEFLVDLMHEYLLRVSKLTHQYSEVLGRTEANLDDLGLAFRHMNISIEELAEYVKNVDSIPCPVSVPKLPIHRESHLNFLKPGSREVVTRPVHVHEHLPAMYPETEEEYASEKPEILVNGLCDSPNSNGMPSGSSEHQSPNGSNAQGVFKRPVDPVSFESPITKRPKLTEEGRPLREIHSVMMTTSGFLSPAREGKLPEARTPQQARSDSPPPSSYPMVPPELKTDKKPKKVVKKTPEGRKLDKENKKKNRAKELFKPDEVKKLTGMKELAKLKALKPGGGKAPGPSNRPGTPKLAQTKTSPKVKSTQPKVKPDKVVEVPNNVAIVEKKDENVDKVASEPDKRKLNIFKKISKTDKELEQVKQKVSDSWEASPPVIVDDEDRQAQKVDVEINREERKTPHTPDVVPPDGGDADDFQSPGSNVYMFDNMSPPGTPKTPDVALPVPVEPKKKKKERVNKKKEPKVKIPKGATPKKVKMPIVPIDLEIVERPKTPQAPDPPPIREQPNIPPVLPFPFYPFAAPGPGLIPHPMGLPMFPRFPLPLPKGVPGPHPGLPNLPIPPRFLNPSMKPEDYSMSKPKFVDREKPILPPFMEIPPIVKPEKVEKVEKEKMVKVKPEKEVPVPIPSPVVLPPVMNIPPVIPPLSLPIAPSVPIKQLKTEKLEKNDKKSKEHKKEKKDKIKKKKDKKEKHKEKGEKIKEKKEKGEKKEKLEKLKEKKEKREKRKEKDLNKKTVKEEKAAVPLEVGVPKLTLKLGTSSPRPPTPDSAPMKKITIKPLLKKPEEEAAKRESSPELAKISALVTRPPKQKTPSKKTEEGILELNPTLSSDSSFSTNISSVSPRAKRSLFKPPPSPIYSYSSSPSPPLPQEQPAFYYVDASGNQVWICPACGKQDDGSPMIGCDDCDAWYHWVCVGMQVPPAPNEDWYCRQCLTKKQELHHDKKKKKRKKKVKVPA from the exons ATGACGTCCGAATACAGCCGCAGTGTTTTGCGGGTTGTAGTCGCGCAAATTTGCCAGACAATCGGTTGGCATTCTATAAATTCTAGTCCTCTGGAATTTCTTGTTGATCTCATGCACGAATATCTTCTGCGAGTATCCAAACTTACTCATCAATATTCAGAAGTCT TGGGGCGAACGGAAGCGAATCTCGACGATTTAGGATTAGCCTTCCGACACATGAACATTAGTATTGAGGAATTAGCCGAATACGTAAAAAATGTAGACTCAATCCCCTGTCCAGTCTCAGTGCCAAAACTTCCAATTCACCGCGAAAGCcacctaaattttttgaaacccggcAGTCGCGAAGTGGTAACCAGACCTGTTCACGTGCACGAACATTTACCTGCAATGTATCCCGAAACCGAAG AAGAATACGCATCAGAAAAGCCGGAAATTCTGGTAAATGGATTGTGCGACTCGCCAAATTCAAACGGAATGCCTTCAGGAAGTTCCGAGCATCAATCGCCAAACGGCTCAAATGCTCAGGGAGTTTTCAAACGACCTGTGGATCCAGTCTCCTTCGAGAGTCCAATCACAAAACGACCAAAGCTGACCGAAGAAGGCCGACCTCTTCGCGAAATTCACAGTGTCATGATGACCACTTCCGGATTTTTGTCGCCTGCTCGCGAGGGCAAACTTCCCGAGGCGCGTACTCCTCAACAAGCCCGATCAGATTCGCCTCCACCCAGCTCGTATCCGATGGTGCCGCCGGAACTAAAAACAGACAAGAAACCAAAGAAAGTCGTGAAGAAGACGCCCGAGGGTCGAAAATTGGACAAGGAGAATAAGAAGAAGAATCGGGCGAAGGAGCTCTTCAAGCCGGACGAGGTGAAGAAGCTCACGGGGATGAAGGAACTTGCTAAATTGAAAGCTTTGAAACCCGGCGGCGGTAAAGCGCCAGGTCCCTCGAATCGACCAGGAACGCCAAAATTGGCACAAACTAAAACGAGTCCGAAGGTGAAGTCGACTCAGCCGAAGGTCAAGCCAGACAAGGTCGTTGAGGTGCCGAATAATGTTGCAATTGTGGAGAAGAAGGATGAAAATGTGGATAAAGTGGCGTCGGAACCTGACAAAAGGAAGCTCAATATATTCAAAAAGATCTCGAAGACGGACAAGGAGCTGGAGCAGGTTAAGCAAAAAGTGTCCGATTCTTGGGAAGCTTCGCCTCCCGTGATTGTTGATGACGAGGATCGACAGGCTCAGAAAGTGGATGTCGAGATTAACAGGGAGGAGAGAAAAACACCACACACTCCTGATGTTGTCCCGCCGGATGGAGGCGACGCTGACGATTTTCAAAGTCCTGGCTCAAATGTTTACATGTTTGATAATATGTCGCCGCCTGGAACACCAAAAACTCCGGACGTTGCTCTGCCTGTTCCAGTTGAGccgaagaaaaagaagaaggagaGGGTTAATAAGAAAAAGGAGCCGAAAGTCAAAATTCCGAAGGGCGCGACTCCAAAGAAG gtGAAAATGCCAATTGTACCAATTGATCTAGAAATTGTGGAACGACCGAAAACTCCCCAGGCTCCTGATCCTCCGCCAATACGAGAACAGCCAAATATTCCTCCCGTTTTGCCATTTCCTTTCTATCCATTTGCAGCTCCAGGTCCCGGTCTTATTCCGCATCCAATGGGCCTTCCAATGTTTCCAAGATTTCCTCTCCCGCTTCCCAAAGGCGTTCCTGGCCCGCATCCTGGATTGCCAAATTTGCCGATACCTCCTCGATTCCTGAACCCTTCCATGAAGCCAGAGGATTATTCCATGTCGAAGCCGAAATTTGTGGATCGCGAGAAACCAATTTTGCCACCTTTCATGGAAATTCCGCCTATTGTGAAGCCGGAAAAAGTTGAGAAAGTGGAGAAGGAAAAGATGGTGAAAGTGAAGCCTGAGAAGGAAGTGCCGGTACCGATTCCTTCGCCCGTTGTTCTGCCACCTGTGATGAATATTCCTCCTGTTATTCCTCCTTTGTCTTTACCAATCGCTCCATCAGTGCCCATAAAGCAATTGAAGACCGAGAAATTGGAAAAGAACGATAAG aaatcgAAAGAgcataaaaaagagaagaaggataaaatcaaaaagaaaaaagacaagAAGGAGAAGCATAAAGAGAAAGgtgagaaaataaaagaaaagaaggaAAAAGGAGAGAAGAAGGAGAAACTGGAAAAGCTtaaagagaagaaagaaaaacgGGAAAAGCGCAAGGAGAAAGATTTAAACAAGAAGACTgtg aaagaaGAGAAGGCTGCAGTACCTCTTGAAGTTGGGGTACCGAAGCTTACCCTTAAATTGGGAACATCTTCGCCAAGACCACCGACACCAGATAGCGCTCCCATGAAAAAGAT AACTATAAAGCCGCTGCTGAAGAAGCCGGAAGAGGAAGCGGCTAAGCGAGAATCGAGTCCTGAGTTGGCCAAAATATCGGCATTAGTAACCCGGCCGCCGAAACAGAAGACACCAAGTAAGAAAACAGAAGAGGGGATTTTAGAGCTAAACCCCACTCTCTCTTCAGACTCTTCTTTCTCTACCAATATTTCTAGCGTATCACCTCGAGCAAAAAGATCTTTATTCAAACCTCCCCCATCACCCATCTATTCCTATTCCTCAAGTCCGAGTCCTCCATTGCCGCAGGAGCAGCCAGCATTTTACTATGTT
- the LOC117170684 gene encoding transcription initiation factor TFIID subunit 3-like isoform X2, translating into MTSEYSRSVLRVVVAQICQTIGWHSINSSPLEFLVDLMHEYLLRVSKLTHQYSEVLGRTEANLDDLGLAFRHMNISIEELAEYVKNVDSIPCPVSVPKLPIHRESHLNFLKPGSREVVTRPVHVHEHLPAMYPETEEYASEKPEILVNGLCDSPNSNGMPSGSSEHQSPNGSNAQGVFKRPVDPVSFESPITKRPKLTEEGRPLREIHSVMMTTSGFLSPAREGKLPEARTPQQARSDSPPPSSYPMVPPELKTDKKPKKVVKKTPEGRKLDKENKKKNRAKELFKPDEVKKLTGMKELAKLKALKPGGGKAPGPSNRPGTPKLAQTKTSPKVKSTQPKVKPDKVVEVPNNVAIVEKKDENVDKVASEPDKRKLNIFKKISKTDKELEQVKQKVSDSWEASPPVIVDDEDRQAQKVDVEINREERKTPHTPDVVPPDGGDADDFQSPGSNVYMFDNMSPPGTPKTPDVALPVPVEPKKKKKERVNKKKEPKVKIPKGATPKKVKMPIVPIDLEIVERPKTPQAPDPPPIREQPNIPPVLPFPFYPFAAPGPGLIPHPMGLPMFPRFPLPLPKGVPGPHPGLPNLPIPPRFLNPSMKPEDYSMSKPKFVDREKPILPPFMEIPPIVKPEKVEKVEKEKMVKVKPEKEVPVPIPSPVVLPPVMNIPPVIPPLSLPIAPSVPIKQLKTEKLEKNDKKSKEHKKEKKDKIKKKKDKKEKHKEKGEKIKEKKEKGEKKEKLEKLKEKKEKREKRKEKDLNKKTVKEEKAAVPLEVGVPKLTLKLGTSSPRPPTPDSAPMKKITIKPLLKKPEEEAAKRESSPELAKISALVTRPPKQKTPSKKTEEGILELNPTLSSDSSFSTNISSVSPRAKRSLFKPPPSPIYSYSSSPSPPLPQEQPAFYYVDASGNQVWICPACGKQDDGSPMIGCDDCDAWYHWVCVGMQVPPAPNEDWYCRQCLTKKQELHHDKKKKKRKKKVKVPA; encoded by the exons ATGACGTCCGAATACAGCCGCAGTGTTTTGCGGGTTGTAGTCGCGCAAATTTGCCAGACAATCGGTTGGCATTCTATAAATTCTAGTCCTCTGGAATTTCTTGTTGATCTCATGCACGAATATCTTCTGCGAGTATCCAAACTTACTCATCAATATTCAGAAGTCT TGGGGCGAACGGAAGCGAATCTCGACGATTTAGGATTAGCCTTCCGACACATGAACATTAGTATTGAGGAATTAGCCGAATACGTAAAAAATGTAGACTCAATCCCCTGTCCAGTCTCAGTGCCAAAACTTCCAATTCACCGCGAAAGCcacctaaattttttgaaacccggcAGTCGCGAAGTGGTAACCAGACCTGTTCACGTGCACGAACATTTACCTGCAATGTATCCCGAAACCGAAG AATACGCATCAGAAAAGCCGGAAATTCTGGTAAATGGATTGTGCGACTCGCCAAATTCAAACGGAATGCCTTCAGGAAGTTCCGAGCATCAATCGCCAAACGGCTCAAATGCTCAGGGAGTTTTCAAACGACCTGTGGATCCAGTCTCCTTCGAGAGTCCAATCACAAAACGACCAAAGCTGACCGAAGAAGGCCGACCTCTTCGCGAAATTCACAGTGTCATGATGACCACTTCCGGATTTTTGTCGCCTGCTCGCGAGGGCAAACTTCCCGAGGCGCGTACTCCTCAACAAGCCCGATCAGATTCGCCTCCACCCAGCTCGTATCCGATGGTGCCGCCGGAACTAAAAACAGACAAGAAACCAAAGAAAGTCGTGAAGAAGACGCCCGAGGGTCGAAAATTGGACAAGGAGAATAAGAAGAAGAATCGGGCGAAGGAGCTCTTCAAGCCGGACGAGGTGAAGAAGCTCACGGGGATGAAGGAACTTGCTAAATTGAAAGCTTTGAAACCCGGCGGCGGTAAAGCGCCAGGTCCCTCGAATCGACCAGGAACGCCAAAATTGGCACAAACTAAAACGAGTCCGAAGGTGAAGTCGACTCAGCCGAAGGTCAAGCCAGACAAGGTCGTTGAGGTGCCGAATAATGTTGCAATTGTGGAGAAGAAGGATGAAAATGTGGATAAAGTGGCGTCGGAACCTGACAAAAGGAAGCTCAATATATTCAAAAAGATCTCGAAGACGGACAAGGAGCTGGAGCAGGTTAAGCAAAAAGTGTCCGATTCTTGGGAAGCTTCGCCTCCCGTGATTGTTGATGACGAGGATCGACAGGCTCAGAAAGTGGATGTCGAGATTAACAGGGAGGAGAGAAAAACACCACACACTCCTGATGTTGTCCCGCCGGATGGAGGCGACGCTGACGATTTTCAAAGTCCTGGCTCAAATGTTTACATGTTTGATAATATGTCGCCGCCTGGAACACCAAAAACTCCGGACGTTGCTCTGCCTGTTCCAGTTGAGccgaagaaaaagaagaaggagaGGGTTAATAAGAAAAAGGAGCCGAAAGTCAAAATTCCGAAGGGCGCGACTCCAAAGAAG gtGAAAATGCCAATTGTACCAATTGATCTAGAAATTGTGGAACGACCGAAAACTCCCCAGGCTCCTGATCCTCCGCCAATACGAGAACAGCCAAATATTCCTCCCGTTTTGCCATTTCCTTTCTATCCATTTGCAGCTCCAGGTCCCGGTCTTATTCCGCATCCAATGGGCCTTCCAATGTTTCCAAGATTTCCTCTCCCGCTTCCCAAAGGCGTTCCTGGCCCGCATCCTGGATTGCCAAATTTGCCGATACCTCCTCGATTCCTGAACCCTTCCATGAAGCCAGAGGATTATTCCATGTCGAAGCCGAAATTTGTGGATCGCGAGAAACCAATTTTGCCACCTTTCATGGAAATTCCGCCTATTGTGAAGCCGGAAAAAGTTGAGAAAGTGGAGAAGGAAAAGATGGTGAAAGTGAAGCCTGAGAAGGAAGTGCCGGTACCGATTCCTTCGCCCGTTGTTCTGCCACCTGTGATGAATATTCCTCCTGTTATTCCTCCTTTGTCTTTACCAATCGCTCCATCAGTGCCCATAAAGCAATTGAAGACCGAGAAATTGGAAAAGAACGATAAG aaatcgAAAGAgcataaaaaagagaagaaggataaaatcaaaaagaaaaaagacaagAAGGAGAAGCATAAAGAGAAAGgtgagaaaataaaagaaaagaaggaAAAAGGAGAGAAGAAGGAGAAACTGGAAAAGCTtaaagagaagaaagaaaaacgGGAAAAGCGCAAGGAGAAAGATTTAAACAAGAAGACTgtg aaagaaGAGAAGGCTGCAGTACCTCTTGAAGTTGGGGTACCGAAGCTTACCCTTAAATTGGGAACATCTTCGCCAAGACCACCGACACCAGATAGCGCTCCCATGAAAAAGAT AACTATAAAGCCGCTGCTGAAGAAGCCGGAAGAGGAAGCGGCTAAGCGAGAATCGAGTCCTGAGTTGGCCAAAATATCGGCATTAGTAACCCGGCCGCCGAAACAGAAGACACCAAGTAAGAAAACAGAAGAGGGGATTTTAGAGCTAAACCCCACTCTCTCTTCAGACTCTTCTTTCTCTACCAATATTTCTAGCGTATCACCTCGAGCAAAAAGATCTTTATTCAAACCTCCCCCATCACCCATCTATTCCTATTCCTCAAGTCCGAGTCCTCCATTGCCGCAGGAGCAGCCAGCATTTTACTATGTT